The sequence ATCTATAATAAATCCCTCTTTAAACTCACGACCACCGGCCTACAGGTAATGGGAGTAAGTTTAGTTTTATGCGCAACACCAACTTATGCTAAACAAACACACTCTGCCTCCGGTAGCCCCCAGGTCTCAATTTCGCAAAGCACAGCTCAGGCACAGGAGCAGCAACGCAAACACGCTGAGGAAAAAACTCATCAAACGCTCGTTCCTGATGCTGCCACTGCCATCAAAGAAACAAGAAACGCTGTCGAAGCGCTGCACAAAGAACATCATCAGGAAGCCTTAGATGCTATTGAACGTGCTATTGGCACACTTGATATTTTATTAACTAATCATCCCGAAGAAGCTCTACTTCCCGCAGATTTCAGCGTGGAATTGATTGATCTAGCTCCCCTAGAAATAAAAGCTATTAAGGAGATTAGTAAGGCTGTAGAGCGATCTATAAAAAACAAAGATTATCCAGATAGCCGCTTGTTACTTGATATTTTACGAAGTGAAATCCATATCCGTACCTATTCTTTAGCTTTAGCAATATATTCTGCTGCACTCAAGAAAGCAGCAGCTCTATTAGAGGACAAAAAAGCTGATGAGTCGAGTGCGGTACTCATACGGGCTCTTAATACATTAGTCATCATTGACCAAATCTTACCAATTCCCATTATCAACGCCGAAGTTATGCTTAAAGCTGCAGAAAAAGAACATGAAAAAGATAAAGATATTGCTTTAAAACTTATAGCTAATGCCCGGCATGAAATTGAAAGAGCGAAAGAACTTGGCTATATCCTTAAAAGTAAAGATGCAGAATATGACTCTTTAGAAAAGGCTATCCACGATGTGGAGAAACAGCTTAAGGCCAATAAAAGTATTAGTGCGGCGGTTGGGGTTTTACTAGATAAGATCAAAGCCTTTCTAAAAGGCCACTTGGAAGAAAAAAAACAATTTTCCCAAAAGCATGATCACTAAGACAGATCTTAAGAAGAATAGGGGGTATTGGTATTCCTAAAGCAGTAAAAGAGGATGCCATTTCCCCACCTTAACCACCTCTTTGTTTTGTTGTTTTCGGCCTTGTTTGTCCTAGGAACAACAGTTGGAAACATGGGGGGAGCTAATATAAAAAATATTTAAGAATTTATCGGGGATTGTAAATGATCACTTTATGGACTGGTGGCTTTCTTTAAAAATCTTTGCCACTAAATAAAGGAGAAATGAAATGTATATTATCACTATTCAAGGATTTAAGGATGAACTAGTTGCGGAAATGGCGCGCTTAGAATTATTAAAAATGAAAAGCAAAGGAGCTTTAGATTTGGAAGAGGCTGTGATTATTGCGAAATCTCCAAAAGGAGAAGTTAGGCTAATGCAATCATTCAGTTTTACGCCCAATGCGACCATTGTGGCAAGTTGGCTTGGAACATTAGTCGGTGCCTGCATAGGGATTCCCTTTGGCCCTCTTGGTCCTTTAATTGGAACTTTTACAGGCGCTACCCTGGGAGCAGCCATAGGAGCATTAACAGACGCTATAGAAATTCAAGAAATTAAAAGCGAATTAACGGAAACACTGAGCGCTGATAATTCAGCTGCTTTGTTTATCGTCACGGATGAGGTCAATGCGCCTAAACTTTTTGATACTCTGAAAAAAATAGGTGCAAAAAGTAAGATAGTTCAAAAAACTTTAAGCAAAGAAATAGAGGATAAACTTAAAAAACGACAAAAGTTGATTTGTTGTCACAATAAAAGAAGATTCAAATGGCAAATTTAGTGGGCACGACTAGGGAGACCGGTATCGTCAAGTTGTTGAGGTAAAACTCGAATTATTGTAAGATTCTTGTAAAAATAAGAGAAAGTCGTTGATTATGCGAGATCATTATAAAGGGTATCGTCTTCCCAAAAGTGTTATCGGCTTTGCTGTTCGTTATTATTACCGTTATAAAATAAGTTTAAGAGATTTAAGTGAAATGCTTCAGGATAGAGGCCTATCTGTCACTTACGAAACGATTCGAAATTGGTGTCAGACTTGGGGACCTGTTTATGCCAGAGGTATTCGTCAGAAAAGAGGATCAGCTTTTAAAGACAAATGGCATATTGATTGATGTCCTTTTACAAAGGAGAAGAAATGCCAAGTCAGCTATCCGATTTTTAAAGCGAGCTCTTAAAAAATTAGGCATGTCTCCTCGCGTCATGGTGACAGATAAGCTGAGAAGCTATAAAAAGGCCCATAGAATTTTACTCAAATCTGCGGAGCATCGATCGCATAAACGCTTGAACAATAGAATAGAAAACAGTCATCAGCCGACAAGAGAAAAAGAGAGACAAATGAGAGGTTTCAAAAGTGTGTCAAGCGCTCAAAGATTTTTAAGCAGTATGGGCACTTTTCTTAATCTTTTAAAAGTAGGACGGTATAAACAGAGAGCCAAAGAGTATCGACAAAAGTTTATCCAATCCATTGATATCTTTAATGAGATTGTAGCTTCACACCACCATTATGCCAAATAAGGGGGAAAAAACTTCGTCCATCCCATTCTTTCTAAACAACTTGACGATACTCTTTAAGGTCTAAGGACCTGCCTAAGTTTTTTAAAACTGTCGAGGGTAGCTGAGGTACCATCATTAACCAATAAATATAGATAGTAAATTATTATATATACTAAAATATATATTATATTAATTAACCAAACAATTAAATAAAAAGTAAATAAAAAATGTAATTTAATGCCGCGATTTATTTGCAATAGATGGTATTTTACAGAGGTAGGCCTACTTAAGGAAGGACTAAGTAATAAAACTTACCAAGAGAGGAGAAGTTTCTATGTTAATA is a genomic window of Candidatus Paracaedibacter acanthamoebae containing:
- a CDS encoding YfdX family protein, giving the protein MIYNKSLFKLTTTGLQVMGVSLVLCATPTYAKQTHSASGSPQVSISQSTAQAQEQQRKHAEEKTHQTLVPDAATAIKETRNAVEALHKEHHQEALDAIERAIGTLDILLTNHPEEALLPADFSVELIDLAPLEIKAIKEISKAVERSIKNKDYPDSRLLLDILRSEIHIRTYSLALAIYSAALKKAAALLEDKKADESSAVLIRALNTLVIIDQILPIPIINAEVMLKAAEKEHEKDKDIALKLIANARHEIERAKELGYILKSKDAEYDSLEKAIHDVEKQLKANKSISAAVGVLLDKIKAFLKGHLEEKKQFSQKHDH
- a CDS encoding DUF1269 domain-containing protein, with product MYIITIQGFKDELVAEMARLELLKMKSKGALDLEEAVIIAKSPKGEVRLMQSFSFTPNATIVASWLGTLVGACIGIPFGPLGPLIGTFTGATLGAAIGALTDAIEIQEIKSELTETLSADNSAALFIVTDEVNAPKLFDTLKKIGAKSKIVQKTLSKEIEDKLKKRQKLICCHNKRRFKWQI
- a CDS encoding DDE-type integrase/transposase/recombinase; its protein translation is MPEVFVRKEDQLLKTNGILIDVLLQRRRNAKSAIRFLKRALKKLGMSPRVMVTDKLRSYKKAHRILLKSAEHRSHKRLNNRIENSHQPTREKERQMRGFKSVSSAQRFLSSMGTFLNLLKVGRYKQRAKEYRQKFIQSIDIFNEIVASHHHYAK